From Helicobacter sp. MIT 99-5507:
CCAATCGGTATATCTTGCAGCAATAGTATTTTTTCTATTTGTTTTCAAAGTCTGCATTACACTTTGTAGATTTTTTCTTAGCTGATTATCATTTAGTTTTTGATTGATTATTTCCTCATATTGTTCTTTAGAATGAAAATTACTTATTTTACTCATTATGGAATCCTTTAAAACTAAACTAAATTAATTCTTTGTGCTATAAAGTCATATAAATGGATACCTTTTACATCAACACCCATTTTATCCATCGCACCACTAATATTCATAAGACAGCCTGCATCACCAGATATAACATAATCTACCCCTTTGCTCTTAATGTCATTTATCTTATCATGCACCATAGCTTTTGACACTTGTGGTTCTTTTATAGAAAATGTCCCACCAAAACCACAACATTCTTCTTCTTTATCTAATTCTATTAATTCAACATTTTTAAGCTGTCTTATTAGTGCTTTAGAATACTCTATACTTTTTGTAACACGTAATGCATGGCAGTTTGAATGCCAAGTTGCTTTTATTTTCTCTCCAGTATCAGTGTATCTAACTTTTAATTCTTTTAACAAAAACTCACTTAATTCAAAAACTCTAGATGAAAAATCCTTTACCATAGAATAATTTCCATCATTTTCAAATAATTCCAAATAATCAACCCTCATCATTCCTGCACAAGAACCAGATGGCACGATGATAGGATATGGCTCATTAAAAAGATTTATATTATGAAGTGCCACTTGTTTGGTATCTTCATAATAACCAGAATTATAACTAGGCTGCCCACAACATGTTTGATCTTTTTTAAAAATTACTTCAATGCCTTCTTTTTGTAATAACTTAATTGCATTAATGCAAGTATTTGAATAAGCTATGCTCCCTAAACAAGTAGCAAAAAAATAGACTTTCATTTTCCCTCCTAATTATTTCTAAATTATTATATTAGTGTATCGTAAATTTAGTAATTTAAAAGTATTACAGCACAAACAACAACAATAACTCCCAAAATACCTACATAGTTTAATCTTTCTTTATAAAATATATATCCACCTAAAGAAGTGCCAATGATTCCAATAGCGCCCCAAGTTGAATACGCAATACTAAGCTCTACATATTCTAATGCAAATGAAAGAAATATAAAAGCAATAATCACAAGCAATATGGCACTTATTCCATAAGTTTTGTATTTAAATCCATCTGATTTTTTTAATAACAAATTTGCGACAATATCAATGAATGCAGAAATCATAATAATAACAAAATAGAAACTCATTTTTCTTTTACTTCACCAATATTGATTAATATTATTCCAATAATAGCAAACAAGATTCCAATAACCTGCCTTGTTGTTAATATTTCATCAAATATAAAAACAGACATAAGCACAATACAACTAGAACCTAGAATCTCCCACATAGCATATGCAGCACCTACTTGAATCTTTCTAATTGCTAATGCCATAAAATAATATGATATAGAAATAAAAATTGCTATTAAAATATAGCCATACAAACTGCCTTTGGATGCTTTTAAGATTCCAGTTGATAATACTTCAGCAAATATTGCTAATACCAAAAATATATAGGCAAGTATAGTTTTTCGTTTTTGTAAATTCATCTAGAATCTAAACTTCTTTACTAATAATAATATCTTCTATAGTATCATTTTGTTCTATTTTATCTAGTGTTTCATAACTATTTTTATCACTAGCTCTAATTCCCCCAAAAACGGTGTGTTCTCCATCTAAATGCGGACAAGGCACAAAACATATAAAAAATTGGCTACCACCTGTATCTCTACCTGCATGAGCCATACTTAGGCTTCCTCTTTGATGTGAGTTTGGATTGTTTGTAACTTCACATTTTATTCTATATCCAGGACCACCTGTGCCTACATAAGGAAGATTCTCTTTACTATATGGACAACCACCTTGTGCCATAAAACCTTTTATAACTCTATGAAATTTCAATCCTTTATAATAGCCACTATTTGCTAATGAAGCAAAATTCAACACTGCTTGTGGTGCATCTTTGCCAAATAATTCTACAATAATACTACCTTTATTAGTTTTTATTGTTGCGTATTTACTATTTTCTAATATATTCTCATCGATATCAAAAACTTTTAGTGCTTCCATATTTTTCCTTATTTTAAATTATGATGAAATTTTACCGATATTTTGATACATTTTCTAGAATCTAAATTTTAAAGGCTTATGATAGTTGTTTTATAAAATCATATTTATTATTTTTATTTTCATCATAAATACAAATGCAAATGACATGATAAATAAAAAAGATTGGATTGCTGGAGTTGTAAAACTTGATATTAATTTTAATAATGGTGCATTTAAAAGTATGTTTGGATTCTTTGTAGATGAAGATACAATCATAACAAGCTCTACTATTACAAATATTGGATTCCCACTTGATATAAATATAAAAATAAAAGATGATGATACAGATTTAATAATATGCATAGCAAAAGCAAGATTATTAGCAAATGATACAAACAAATCGCTAGCTATGCTAAAAATCACAAATTACACAGATGATTATTGCAATTATTCAAATAAAAAACTATATCATCAAGAAATCATAAAAAATCAAAAAATACAAATACCAGATTATAAAAAACCATTAAAAAGAGATACTATTAATCCTAAAAGCCCATTTTTTTATAAAAATTATATGCATACAATAGCAATTGAGCAGGGAGTGCCATATTTTGATAAAGATTATAATCTAATTGGAATTTCAAGCAATAATAAAATCATAAAAATTGATGAAATAATAAGTTTTATTCATAATATCAAATCAAAAGATATAAAATAGAATCTAGATTCCATTTAAATAATATTACAAATTTATTTTATATAAAATTTGCAGTCTTATGACTAACGAAATCTATCCTAATTTGTTTGCTTTTGAAATATAAAGATACAAATATTATCTTGACATCTAATATTTATTCTTATATGATTTTGGGCATGAAAACTTTTAGCAATATGATTTTTTTTAGCTTTTATATATTTTCTTCTTTTATCAAATACATTATAAACTCTATGTGGTGGCGCCCTTAGTGCGCTTTTTTTATCTATATTCCAATCACCAAAACTAAATCAAAATAAGGAATCTTTATGTATCCAACGCTTGATATGATACAATCAATGCCAGATCTATTACAATACAAACGCATACCAATAAGCAAAGAGATCTATGCTGATTTTATAACACCAATTGAGGCTATGAGGATTTTAAAAACCCATAGTGTTGAGTGTTTTTTACTTGAGAGTGTTGAGCAAAAAAATTGGGGGCGATATAGCTTTTTGGGGTTTAATCCGACTTTAGAGATAACTTGCACAAAAGGCAAAACTACAATCAAAGATAAAAATGGCACACAACAAAAACAAGGCAATCCAAAAGATATCATAAAAGAAATTATTGCAAAATACAAAAGCCCAATTTTAGAGAATCTACCACCATTTAGTGGTGGGCTTGTTGGTTATTTTGCATATGATTATATTCGCTACAATGAGCCAAAACTTAATTTTGCAAATACAGACAAAGATTTTGTTGATGTAGATTTAATGCTTTTTAATAATGTGATTGTATTTGATAATTTTAAGCAAAAAATTATCCTTATTACTGGCATAACTACTACAAATCTAGAATCATCTTACAAAGATGCACAAAATACACTAGAATCTATGCATACATTACTAAAATCAGCTCCAAAACAAAGCATTGCACCTTTTGTGCTAGATTCTACGCTTAAGCATGATTTCTCACAAGAACAATATATCCAAATGGTCAAACAAGCAAAACAATACATTTATGAGGGTGATATATTTCAAGTAGTATTATCCAATCCTATACGCGCAAAGGCAAGTGGCAGTCTTTTTGATGTATATAGAGTGCTTCGCAGCACCAATCCTTCGCCTTATATGCTATATTTCTCAAGCAATAAAGTAGAAATAGCTGGTGCTTCTCCAGAAACACTCCTTAAGCTTAATAACTCCAAATTATATACATATCCACTTGCTGGAAGTCGCAAACGAGGAAAAAACAAAATCGAAGATGAAGCACTAGAAAATGAGCTTTTGGGTGATGAAAAAGAATTAGCCGAGCACAATATGCTTGTTGATTTGGGACGCAATGATGTAGGTAAAGTTGCAAAATTTAATAGTGTGCAAGTAGAAAAATATATGAATATTGAGCGATATTCACATATTATGCATATAAGTTCAACAATTTCTGGAATCTTGCAAGAAAACAAAGACGCACTTGATGCAATTGATGCAATCTTACCTGCTGGCACACTATCTGGTGCGCCAAAAATAAGAGCATGTGAAATCATCAATGAGCTTGAAGGGCAATCTCGTGGAATCTATGGCGGTGCAATAGGCTATCTTGATTTTACAGGCAATATGGATATGTGTATTGCAATCCGCTTAATATATAAGAAAAATGATGAAATCTGTATCCAATCAGGTGCTGGAATCGTCTATGATAGCAATCCACAAAGTGAATTTGAAGAATGTGCAAAAAAAGCACAAGCAATTATTGAAGCTATCAAAATTGCTCAAAATGGTATATAAGGAGGACTAAAGTGATTTTACTTATTGATAATTATGATAGCTTCTCTTATAATCTATATCAGCTCATAGGAAGCATTGAACCACAAATCAAAGTTATTCGCAATGATGAATTAAATATTATGCAAATAAAAGAAATAAAACCAACACTCATTGTCCTTTCTCCAGGACCAAAAAAACCTCAAGATTCTGGAATATGTATAGAAGTAATAAAAAAGCTAGGGAGCGAGATTCCGATTTTTGGCGTTTGTCTTGGACATCAAGCGATATGTGTAGCATTTGGTGGTGAAGTAAGCTATGCTCAAAAAATAATGCATGGCAAAACATCTATGATAGAAGTTGATCCTACATCAGTTTTATTTAATGGATTAGGAGAGACAATTCAGGTTGCACGTTATCATTCACTAATATCTACAAAAATTCCACAATCTCTTAAAATCACTGCAACAACAAAAGAGCATGAAATTATGGCATTAGAACACAAGGTATATCCGATATATGGCGTGCAATTTCACCCAGAATCTATACTAACACCACTTGGTAAAAAAATAATACAAAATGTTCTTTATTCCACACAAAAAAGAGAATCTAAATGACTAAAGAAACAAATATTACAAAACAAAATAACAATACAAAAGAAGCAATCATGATAAAAGAAGCGATTTTGCAACTAATAAAAAAGCAAGATCTTACACAAAATATCGCACTAGAAGTGATGGATGAGATTATGCAAGGTATGGCTAGCCCTGTGCAAATCTCTGCATATCTCACAGCGTTAAATATGAAAGGTGAAAGCATTGATGAAATCACTGCTTCAGCACTTAGTATGCGTAAGCATTGTGTGAAACTTTTACATGATATGGATGCATTAGAGATTGTAGGCACAGGAGGCGATCACTCAAATTCATTTAATATCTCTACAACTTCGGCTATTATCGTCTCATCAGCAGGAATAAAAGTCGCAAAACATGGAAATCGTGCTGCATCATCAAAATGTGGTGCAGCAGATGTATTAGAGGCTTTAGGTGTAAATATCATGGTGCCAAAAGAAAAAAGTAAAGAATTGCTTGAAAAAATCAATATTTGCTTTCTTTTTGCACAAAATTACCATATCACGATGAAATATGTTGCTCCTATTCGAAAAGAACTTGGAATCCGCACGATTTTTAATATCTTAGGACCACTTTCAAATCCAGCAGGAGCTAATATGGAGCTTATGGGTGTATATGATGAAAGCCTTGTAGAGCCTTTGGCACAAGTAATGAAGAATCTTGGTGTAAAAAGAGGAATGGTTGTATATGGAATGGATAAGATAGATGAAATCTCACTCTCAAGCAAAACAAAAATTTGTGAAATCAATCAACAAGAAATCAAAACCTATACTTTGCACCCAAAAGATATTGGCTATAGTTTATGTAATAAATGTGATTTACAAGGAGGCGATGCAATCCAAAATGCTACAATTATTAAAGATATTTTAGAGGGTAAAGAAAAAGGTCCAAAACGTGAAGTCGCAGCACTAAATGCTGGTGCTGCACTATATATCGCAGGTGCCACTGAAAGCATAGAATCTGGTGTAAGACTTGCAGAACGACAAATAGATGAAGGATTAGCAGCAAAACAATTACAATTATTTATAAAAGAGAGTAATAAATAAATAATGAATATTTTAGAAAAGATTATCAATTCAACAAAAATACGCATACAAGAAAAAAAACAAAAAATTTCACTTTTAGAAATAAAGCAAATTGCTAAAAAAAATACATCAAATATTCCATTTGCATTTGAAAAAGCTTTAAATACGCCTAAAATGCACTTTATATGCGAAGTCAAAAAAGCCTCACCTTCAAAAGGAATTATTGCTACTACTTTTCCATATAAAAATATTGCATTAGAATATCAAAATGCAGGTGCTAGTGCGATTTCTTGCCTCACAGAGCCATATTATTTTTTAGGAAGCGAAGATTATCTTAAAGAAATTAAGCAATGCGTGCAGATTCCAGTTCTAAGAAAAGATTTTATTATAGATGAATATATGATTTATGAATCAAAAGCTATTGGTGCAGATGCTATTTTGCTTATTGCTGCGATTTTAGATAAATATCAAATGAGAGATTATTTTACATTAGCAAATGATCTTGGATTATCAGTCCTAGTTGAAACACATAATAATGAAGAAATACAAAAAGCACTTTTTTGTAATGCTAGGATTATTGGGGTTAATAATAGAGATTTAAAGACATTTAAAGTCGATATAAACACAACAATAAAATTAAGAAATAATGTGCCAAAAGAATGCATTTTTATAAGTGAGAGTGGAATACACACAAAAGAAGATATACAAACATTAAGTATGCACAATGTAAATGCTGTATTAATTGGTGAAACACTTATGAAAGTAGATGATAAATGCTTAAAACTAAAAGAATTGCAAAGTGGAATCTAAATAGGAGCTAGATTGAAGATCAAAACTTGTGGGTTATTTCGCTTGGAAGATATAGAATATGCAAATATCTTAAAATCTGATTTTATAGGCTTTGTCTTTGCTAAAAGCAAGCGAGAAGTGGATTTTACAATAGCAAAAAAACTTAAATCTCATCTTGATAGCCAAATACAAGCAGTAGGAGTATTTGTAAATGCACCTATAAATAAGATTCTTGAGGCAATAGATTTGCGTATTATTGATATAGTGCAACTTCATGGCAATGAGAGTATAGAATTTATATCTAATCTAAAATCCAAGACAAATGCCAAAATCATCTATGCAATAGGTATAAATAATGAAAATTCTATTGATTATACAAAATGCGATTTGGTGGATTTTTTACTTTTTGATAATATAAAAGGTGGGTCAGGAGAGAGCTTTGATTGGAATCTACTCTCAAAGATAAAACTTCCAAATAAACCATATTTTTTAGCTGGTGGCATCAATATCAATAATATACAAAAAGCAATTGCTCTCCATCCTTATGGTATCGATGTATCTGGAGGATTAGAAAGTAATGGATATAAGGATTTTTATAAAATGAAAACAATTATTACACAAGTAAGGCAAAATAAAGGAGTATAAAATGGAGCATACATATTTTGGAAAATATGGAGGTTGTTTTATCCCAGAAACATTAATGAATGCGATATTAGAGCTTGAGAGTGCATATCTATCATACAAAAATGATCCTACTTTTAATCAAGAGCTTCAAGATTTATTTAATAACTACGCCTCTCGTCCTTCAGCACTTTATTTTGCCTCTTGTATGAGTAAAAATCTTGGAGATGCTAGAATCTACCTTAAACGCGAAGATTTAAATCATACTGGATCACATAAAATAAATAATGTCTTGGGGCAAGTTTTACTTGCTAAAAAAATGGGTAAAAAACGAATTATTGCAGAAACAGGCGCAGGACAACATGGTGTAGCTACTGCTACTGCATGTGCATTATTAAATATGGAATGTGAAATATTTATGGGTGAAGAAGACACTAAGCGACAGGCATTAAATGTATATAAAATGCGGCTTTTAGGTGCAAAAGTGCATGCTGTAAAAAGTGGTACTGCAACACTAAAAGATGCTGTCTCTCAAACGCTTAGAGAATGGAGTAGTAGGATTGCTGATACTCATTATGTAGTAGGCTCTGTTATGGGTCCTTATCCATTTCCAATGATTGTCCGTGATTTTCAAGCAGTAATTTCAAAAGAAATAAAAAACCAAATTTTAGAATGTGAAGGCAGACTTCCTGATATGGTGGTGGCTTGTGTGGGTGGAGGCTCAAATGCAATTGGGGCATTTTATCATTTTATTGATGATAAAGAAGTGCGGCTTATTGGCTGCGAAGCAGCAGGAATGGGAGTTGATACAGAGCAAACTGCTGCAAGTATTGCAACAGGAAAAATTGGAATCTTTCATGGAATGAAATCATATTTTTGCCAAGATAAATATGGTCAAATAGCGCCTGTATATTCTATTTCTGCAGGGCTTGATTATCCAGGTATTGGTCCAGAACATGCATATTTAGCAGATACAAAACGAGCAGAATATTATCCTATAAGTGATAAAGAAGCTTTAGATGCGTTTTTTTATCTCTCAAAAACTGAGGGCATTATTCCAGCTATTGAGAGTGCTCATGCTATTGCTTATGTGATAAAAGAGGCAAAAAATTTCTCTAAAGATCAAATAATAGTTATAAATCTATCAGGCAGAGGTGATAAAGACTGCGCTGCGATTGCAAGAATGCAAGGAGAAAATATCAATGAGTAATTTATACAAAGCATTTGAAAATGGCAAAGCATTTATTCCATTTATTACTTGTGGTGATCCAGATATTGCTACTACAGAACAAATTATTTATTCAATGATAGAAAATGGTGCAAGTCTAATTGAACTTGGGATTCCATTTTCTGATCCTATGGCAGAAGGGGTTGTGATACAAGAAGCAAATATGCGAGCTTTAAAAAATGATACTAAAATAAATCATATTTTTGAGATGCTTGAACGCATACAAAAAAGGATTACAATTCCTATGGCATTTATGACTTATGCAAATGTTGTATTTGCATATGGAAGTGATAAATTTCTAAAAAATGCTAAAGATGTAGGGATTGGTGGGCTTATTTTGCCAGATGTGCCATTTGAAGAAAAACAAGAATTTGAACCAGTTTGTATAAAAAATGAAATTGATCTAATCTCATTTATAGCACCAACTTCAAATGATCGAATTGCTATGATTGCAAAAGAAGCTAAAGGTTTTATTTATTGCGTCTCATCACTTGGTGTAACAGGGGTAAGAAAGCATATTGATACAAATATTAAAGATATGATTACTTGCGCACAAGAGGTAAGTGAGATTCCAGTAGCTGTTGGATTTGGTATAGAAACACCAAATCAAGCAAGAGAAATAGCACAATATGCAAATGGAATCATTGTAGGTAGTGCCATAGTCAAACTATGTGCGCAATATAAAACAAAAAGCCCAGAATATATAGGCAGATATGTAAAAGAGATGAGTAATGCAATTAGATAGATTATTTGTAAATCATTTTATAGCTAGTACAAATTATTTATAAGAGGCACTAATATGGATTCTAATTTATTTTTTGTAATTGCAATCTTACAAGATTCTAGAATCTAAAAAAAATATTTGATATATTTCAAAGTTAAAATAATTCAGATTTTAGCACTCTTAAAACTTATCTTAGAATCTAGCCTAATATCCACATATATTTTGCTTTATTTATAGATTCTAGCTATGATGATTTTAAGCTTTAATAGTATCATCATGTATATATTTTGCTATTTTTTAGTTGATGAAATTTTTTAAAATTCTATTAAATCCAATTAATTTTCTAAAACTTTTTAAATCTAGCCCACTACAAAATACCCTAATTATTGTATAATTCAAACTTTTCACCAAACCAAAAAACCACGAGTTATTATAAGGAGAATTTTCATCATGGCACGCTTAAAAAATGAAGAAGTAAAAGTGCTTTCCCTTAGCTCTCTTGGTGGAATGCTTGAATTTTATGATTTTATTATTTTTGTATTTTTCACAGGCGTTATTGGGGTGCTTTTTTTCCCTTCAAATAGCACTTTTTGGCAGGATATTAGCGCTTATAGCACCTTTGCGGCTGGGTATTTTGCAAGACCACTTGGCGGGATTATTATGGCGCATTTTGGCGATAAAAATGGGCGCAAAAATATGTTTATGCTTTCCATCTTGCTAATGGTTATCCCAACTTTTGCGCTAGGTTTTATGCCTACTTTTGAGGAAATTGGCGTGCTTGCGCCAATAGCTTTGATTTTGATTAGAATCTTGCAAGGCATTGCTATTGGTGGGGAATTGCCCGGGGCATGGGTGTTTGTATGCGAACACAGCGAGCGCAAAGTGCTTGGCTCAACGATGGGGATTTTCACAAGTGCGGTGGTTTCAGGGATTTTGTTAGGAAGCATTGTAACGCTCTTTGTGCATATGAATTTTAGCCCAGAAGAAATCAAAGAATACGCATGGCGCATTCCATTTATTTTGGGCGGTATTTTTGGGATTATCTCGATTTTCTTGCGTAGATATTTGAGCGAAACACCGGTATTTAAGGAAATGCAAGCATTGCAGCAAACACAAAAAATGCCTATCAAAGAAGTGGTAAAATCGCATAAAATAGGCGTTGGATTCTCATTTTTAAGCACTTGGATTTTGACAGGTTGCGTGGTTATTAGCGTGCTTTTAACACCTAATCTTTTGGCGCAAAAATTTGACATTGATGCGATTTCAAAAATTGTCTATCAAATCATCGCAATCTTTTTTCTCGCCTCTGGAAACGCGCTAGGTGGGATTTTGAGTGATAGAATCGGCTTAAAAAACGCAAGCATTCTTTTTGGTGGCGCGCTCATGCTTTTTGCCTGCCTTTTTTATGGCTCAATCACTCAAGGCATGCATTTTGACCTAGTTTTGCTCTTTTATTATTTGATGGCACTAAGTGCTGGAGTTATGGTTTTTACACCTCTAATCCTTGTAGATAGCTTCCCAGCACCAATCCGCTATAGTGGAATTTCATTTGCCTACAACATTTCTTATGCTATTTTTGGTGGTTTGACACCGATTTTTTTCGCCTTTGTCAAAGATGAGTATCCCTTCTGTTTGGGCTTATATATGATGTTTTTGGGGCTTTTAAGCATTGTGCTAGCAGTGGCATTTGTGAAAAAATTCAAGCAAGATTGAGGCTAAGATCTATATGCTAAGTGATATTATAAAAACTTAAAGTTTTTATAATATCTATTTTGATAATTCTTGAGATTTTTAGTTGCTCTAGCAACTTTACTAGTGGAATTAATAGAATGAAATCTTTTAAATAATTAAAGCAAGTAATTTTTTATCAATTAATTTTTAGTTTTAAAGTGCTTTTATTTTCTCCTTAAAATTTTTATATATTATAGTTTAACTCTTAAATCCACTATCTTAGATTCCATCATATTACGCTTAGAATCTAGCTCAGCTTTGCGGGTTATGGATATATCTATAAATTCTTTTTCTTTTTCTATACCGATAAATTTCCTACCTAAAATATTTGCTACAATACCTGTGCTTGAGCTTCCACTAAATGGATCACAGATTATGCTATTTTCATTACTCGCCATTAAAAGCAATCGCACAAGTAGATTTAATGGTTTTTGTGTAGGGTGCTTACCGCAAGTTTTTTCCCATGGAGCAATTGCTGGAAAACTCCACACATCACGCATTTGTTTGTTATTGTTGATTTTTTTTCATCAAATCATAGTTGAAAATATGTTTATGTTTATGACTTTTTCTAGCCCAAATAATCTGCTCGGTAGAATGCGTGAGATAGCGACAGCTAAAATTTGGCGGTGGGTTAGTCTTTTGTCAAGTAATGATATTTAGAATCTTAAAATCAAGTTTTTGTAATATCCGCCCAAGGGAAAAAATATTATGATATGTGCCACTAATCAAAATGCTTCCTGTGTCTTTGAGCGCGATTTTTGCGTTACTTATCCAGCGCTCATTAAATGCATCGATATCATCTATATTTTCGCCCTTGTCCCATTCGCCCTTATTTACGCTAACTACCTTGCCGCTTTGTATAGTCAAGCCATCATTTGAAAGGAAATAAGGAGGGTCGGCAAAGATGAGATCAAAGCTAGATTTAAATCTAAGTAGTATTTCATTGCAATCAGCGTGATAAAGACTAAACAAGGAATCTTTGCTGATAAAAGTTTCTATCGGGATTCTAGCATTCATTTTTTTACCTTTGCGAGATGCGGAAAATCTTTAATATTTACCTGTTCTTTAAAATTAAGTTGGTTGTCTTTAAAGACTTGCGATAAATGCGTCTCCATGGTGCTACCACCGCGATTTTTCGTGCATTGCTATCAAGCCCTACTTCTATACCAAAGACAAAATCATTCAAATCTTTTATATATCCGCGAGCAAAAATATCAATAAGCCCGCTTTCGCATAAAAAATCAAAAATACTATCTGCATTTTTAAAATAGCTATCCAAGCGACATTGTGCACTGCTAGAATCTAAAACCATACTGCCACTATCACGCACGGCAAGAAGTAAATGTAGCACGCTAAATGCCTTTGGATATTCATCAAAAAGCAAAGCAGTATGTGTTTTTATAGAATCTTTATCTTTACCCAAGAGAAAATTAAGATGATTTAGACAAATACGGATTTTATCGACATTTTTTAGACATTTTTCCCAATCCACAAAAAAACTAAGCCTGCGATTGCTGGCTTTGAGTGTATTTAAAAAATGGCTAAATTCAAGAGTATTTTTCATTTTTTTCATTTTTTTCATTTTATTTTATGTGTTTGTCTTTGAGATATTTTTCAAGTTCGTCATCATCTAACACTTTGTCAAAGCTTGAATTTATTTCACCTATATTTTCATAGTGTGCCTTTATTTTGCGATTTATATCATTGATAAAGTCTTTAAAATCGCTATTGTTTCGCACCAAAACATCGATGGTTTCGACATCTAAAGATTCATTGTCATTGCATTGGATTAGAATCTGTGAGCTTGCCACTTCGCTTTCAAGTTTTATAAGCCCTATACCAAAACTAGTATTGAGTCGCCTAAGCACAGATAATACTTCGCTATCTACTTCCTCATACACGACTAAATAACCTTCATTCGCCCAACTGGAATTTGACACTGCTTGAAAATAGCATTCTTTAAGATTACTAAAATTTAGTGCAATTTTTAGCTCAAAAGAGTAAAGTCTATAATCTGGTCTATCGATATTTTGAAGTAATTCTAAAGTCTCATTTTTATAACT
This genomic window contains:
- the trpB gene encoding tryptophan synthase subunit beta, with product MEHTYFGKYGGCFIPETLMNAILELESAYLSYKNDPTFNQELQDLFNNYASRPSALYFASCMSKNLGDARIYLKREDLNHTGSHKINNVLGQVLLAKKMGKKRIIAETGAGQHGVATATACALLNMECEIFMGEEDTKRQALNVYKMRLLGAKVHAVKSGTATLKDAVSQTLREWSSRIADTHYVVGSVMGPYPFPMIVRDFQAVISKEIKNQILECEGRLPDMVVACVGGGSNAIGAFYHFIDDKEVRLIGCEAAGMGVDTEQTAASIATGKIGIFHGMKSYFCQDKYGQIAPVYSISAGLDYPGIGPEHAYLADTKRAEYYPISDKEALDAFFYLSKTEGIIPAIESAHAIAYVIKEAKNFSKDQIIVINLSGRGDKDCAAIARMQGENINE
- the trpA gene encoding tryptophan synthase subunit alpha, coding for MSNLYKAFENGKAFIPFITCGDPDIATTEQIIYSMIENGASLIELGIPFSDPMAEGVVIQEANMRALKNDTKINHIFEMLERIQKRITIPMAFMTYANVVFAYGSDKFLKNAKDVGIGGLILPDVPFEEKQEFEPVCIKNEIDLISFIAPTSNDRIAMIAKEAKGFIYCVSSLGVTGVRKHIDTNIKDMITCAQEVSEIPVAVGFGIETPNQAREIAQYANGIIVGSAIVKLCAQYKTKSPEYIGRYVKEMSNAIR
- a CDS encoding MFS transporter translates to MARLKNEEVKVLSLSSLGGMLEFYDFIIFVFFTGVIGVLFFPSNSTFWQDISAYSTFAAGYFARPLGGIIMAHFGDKNGRKNMFMLSILLMVIPTFALGFMPTFEEIGVLAPIALILIRILQGIAIGGELPGAWVFVCEHSERKVLGSTMGIFTSAVVSGILLGSIVTLFVHMNFSPEEIKEYAWRIPFILGGIFGIISIFLRRYLSETPVFKEMQALQQTQKMPIKEVVKSHKIGVGFSFLSTWILTGCVVISVLLTPNLLAQKFDIDAISKIVYQIIAIFFLASGNALGGILSDRIGLKNASILFGGALMLFACLFYGSITQGMHFDLVLLFYYLMALSAGVMVFTPLILVDSFPAPIRYSGISFAYNISYAIFGGLTPIFFAFVKDEYPFCLGLYMMFLGLLSIVLAVAFVKKFKQD
- a CDS encoding type II restriction endonuclease, whose amino-acid sequence is MKNTLEFSHFLNTLKASNRRLSFFVDWEKCLKNVDKIRICLNHLNFLLGKDKDSIKTHTALLFDEYPKAFSVLHLLLAVRDSGSMVLDSSSAQCRLDSYFKNADSIFDFLCESGLIDIFARGYIKDLNDFVFGIEVGLDSNARKIAVVAPWRRIYRKSLKTTNLILKNR